A window of the Sphingobium sp. CAP-1 genome harbors these coding sequences:
- a CDS encoding cupin-like domain-containing protein, translated as MTAHSPIAPADGATFPEGARAIFAAAYPDQSTKLSHGLTGHALLTLDALAALAERMPASSVEYNLGKLPLGVRPEDTPSNGLSLGETIRTIETNGSWAVLKNVERDPAYAALLDAALAELAPIVADRTGPMLKREAFIFLSSPGSITPFHMDPEHNILLQIMGVKTMTVFPARDEQLVPAQKSEDFHAGGHRNLIWQDGFKAHGTAVRLEPGDAIHVPVKAPHFVENGPTVSVSLSVTWRSDRSVAEGELHSFNALLRKRGLPVGTVSPQPEKQGLRRLVYRVMRKLGA; from the coding sequence ATGACCGCGCACAGCCCGATCGCGCCGGCAGACGGCGCGACTTTCCCGGAAGGCGCGCGCGCCATTTTCGCCGCCGCTTATCCCGACCAGTCGACCAAGCTCAGCCATGGGCTGACGGGCCACGCCCTGCTGACGCTGGACGCGCTGGCCGCATTGGCGGAACGGATGCCGGCATCGTCGGTCGAATATAATCTGGGCAAGCTGCCGCTGGGCGTGCGGCCGGAGGATACGCCGTCCAACGGGCTGAGCCTGGGCGAGACGATCCGCACGATCGAGACGAACGGCAGTTGGGCCGTGCTGAAAAATGTCGAGCGCGACCCGGCCTATGCTGCGCTGCTCGACGCGGCGCTGGCCGAACTGGCGCCGATCGTCGCGGACCGGACCGGACCGATGCTGAAGCGCGAGGCGTTCATCTTCCTGTCCTCCCCCGGCAGCATCACGCCTTTCCACATGGACCCGGAGCATAATATCCTGCTCCAGATCATGGGGGTAAAGACCATGACCGTCTTTCCCGCGCGCGACGAGCAACTGGTGCCGGCGCAGAAGAGCGAGGATTTCCACGCTGGCGGGCATCGCAACCTGATCTGGCAGGACGGGTTCAAGGCCCACGGAACGGCGGTTCGGCTGGAACCGGGCGACGCCATCCATGTGCCGGTCAAGGCGCCGCATTTCGTGGAGAACGGCCCGACCGTGTCGGTCAGCCTGTCGGTGACATGGCGGTCGGATCGCAGCGTGGCCGAGGGCGAATTGCACAGTTTCAACGCGCTGCTGCGCAAGCGCGGCTTGCCGGTCGGGACGGTCAGCCCACAGCCCGAAAAGCAGGGTCTGCGCCGTCTGGTCTATCGCGTCATGCGGAAGCTGGGCGCCTGA
- a CDS encoding GNAT family N-acetyltransferase: protein MDMASHPSVPPPGSGQRARWAALATEAAEANAFYAPDMLGAAIDHLGGDRLHLIEVREGAVLIGLLPLHVQPRHGRLPVACVANWMHDHCFFGAPMLRRGHETAAWRGFLAQLDAAPWARGFLHLEGLDAAGANAAAIEAVCVEQRRGWREIHRYERAMLRSDLSADAYWETQVRSKKRKELRRLQKRLAEMGAVETHLLTDGADLPRWCGDFLALEAAGWKGAKGTAMDCKPADAAFFRAACTAAFEAGRLHMLRIDLDKRAIAMLVNFRHGAGAFSFKIAFDEQLGRFSPGVLIEIANLHAVQDDPAIDWMDSCAAPDHPMIDSLWAERRTIVQYRIALHGKGPARMQRRAAFVAANGVEGLARLLKGQR, encoded by the coding sequence ATGGACATGGCATCCCACCCTTCCGTCCCGCCCCCCGGATCGGGCCAACGCGCGCGCTGGGCAGCGCTGGCGACAGAAGCGGCCGAAGCCAATGCCTTTTACGCGCCCGACATGCTGGGCGCGGCGATCGATCATCTGGGCGGTGACAGGCTGCACCTGATCGAGGTGCGCGAGGGCGCCGTGCTGATCGGCCTGCTGCCGCTGCATGTGCAGCCGCGCCACGGACGATTGCCGGTCGCGTGCGTCGCCAACTGGATGCACGACCATTGTTTTTTCGGTGCGCCGATGCTGCGGCGAGGGCATGAGACGGCGGCATGGCGGGGCTTTCTGGCGCAACTGGACGCAGCACCCTGGGCGCGCGGCTTCCTGCATCTGGAGGGACTGGACGCCGCCGGGGCCAATGCCGCCGCGATCGAGGCAGTGTGCGTCGAACAGCGACGCGGCTGGCGCGAAATTCACCGCTATGAGCGGGCGATGCTGCGGTCGGACCTGTCCGCCGACGCCTATTGGGAAACCCAGGTTCGATCGAAAAAGCGCAAGGAATTACGTCGCTTGCAGAAGCGACTGGCGGAAATGGGCGCGGTCGAGACGCACCTGTTGACTGATGGCGCGGACCTGCCGCGCTGGTGCGGTGATTTTCTGGCACTGGAAGCGGCCGGATGGAAGGGCGCGAAAGGCACGGCGATGGACTGCAAGCCCGCCGACGCCGCTTTCTTCCGCGCCGCCTGCACCGCCGCGTTCGAAGCCGGACGGCTGCATATGCTGCGCATCGACCTCGACAAGCGGGCGATCGCGATGCTGGTCAATTTCCGCCATGGAGCGGGCGCTTTCTCCTTCAAGATCGCCTTTGACGAGCAATTGGGCCGCTTTTCGCCGGGCGTGCTGATCGAGATCGCCAATCTCCACGCGGTGCAGGATGATCCCGCGATCGACTGGATGGACAGTTGCGCCGCGCCCGACCATCCGATGATCGACAGCCTGTGGGCGGAACGACGCACCATCGTCCAATATCGCATCGCGCTGCACGGCAAGGGGCCGGCACGGATGCAGCGCCGCGCTGCCTTTGTCGCGGCGAACGGTGTCGAAGGCCTGGCCAGACTATTGAAAGGACAGCGATGA
- a CDS encoding NAD-dependent epimerase/dehydratase family protein, with protein sequence MTILVTGVAGFIGMQVADRLLAQGHAVVGIDNMNDYYSVSLKRDRIAALQAAHGGLFTFHELDFADMDAMRAALHDQIIESIVHLGAQAGVRYSLINPDAYVRANLVGHVNILELARERRVRHLVYASSSSVYGGNDILPFRVEDRADHPISLYAATKRADELMSETYAHLFRIPMTGLRFFTVYGPWGRPDMAMWIFTSKILAGQPIPVFNHGRMQRDFTYIDDIVTGVVACLERPPADDGAAKPGGSRAPHRLYNIGNNRPEELMHLIAVLEDALGRKADIDFQPMQPGDVHSTYADISAIAQDIGFAPATAIESGVPRFVDWYRSYHD encoded by the coding sequence GTGACGATCCTGGTTACCGGCGTCGCCGGCTTCATCGGTATGCAGGTCGCTGACCGGCTGCTGGCGCAGGGCCATGCCGTGGTCGGTATCGACAATATGAACGATTATTATTCGGTGTCGCTGAAACGGGACCGGATCGCCGCGTTGCAGGCGGCGCATGGCGGGTTGTTCACCTTCCACGAACTGGATTTCGCCGACATGGATGCGATGCGCGCGGCGCTGCACGACCAGATCATCGAATCGATCGTACATCTGGGTGCGCAGGCCGGCGTGCGCTATTCGCTCATCAACCCCGATGCCTATGTCCGCGCCAATCTTGTCGGCCATGTCAATATATTGGAACTGGCGCGCGAGCGGCGCGTCCGCCATCTCGTCTATGCCTCCTCCTCCTCCGTCTATGGTGGCAATGACATATTGCCCTTCCGGGTCGAGGATCGCGCCGACCATCCCATCTCGCTCTATGCCGCGACCAAGCGCGCCGACGAACTGATGAGCGAAACCTACGCCCATCTGTTCCGTATCCCCATGACCGGGCTGCGGTTTTTCACCGTCTACGGCCCGTGGGGACGGCCCGACATGGCGATGTGGATTTTCACGTCAAAGATATTGGCGGGCCAGCCGATCCCGGTTTTCAACCATGGCCGGATGCAGCGCGACTTCACCTATATCGACGATATCGTGACCGGGGTGGTGGCGTGCCTTGAACGTCCCCCCGCCGATGATGGCGCGGCCAAGCCCGGCGGCAGCCGCGCGCCGCACCGGCTCTACAATATCGGCAATAACCGGCCCGAAGAGCTGATGCATCTGATCGCGGTGCTGGAGGATGCGCTGGGTCGCAAGGCGGACATCGATTTCCAGCCGATGCAGCCGGGTGATGTCCATTCAACCTATGCCGACATCAGTGCCATTGCCCAGGATATCGGTTTTGCGCCCGCGACGGCAATCGAGTCGGGGGTGCCGCGATTCGTGGACTGGTATCGCAGTTATCATGATTGA
- a CDS encoding KpsF/GutQ family sugar-phosphate isomerase: protein MESACRSLSIAAFGLNALEAKFSERDFSATFLRVIGVIMKVRGRVIVTGIGKSGIVARKMTATLTSTGTPALFLHPADAGHGDLGMITPDDVVLMLSHSGESTELGPIIHYCKRFAIPLIAMTAQGHSTVATAADMCVLMPEVEEACPNALAPTTSTTVQMAFGDALAIALMEMRGFSADDFHKFHPNGKLGAQLVKVRELMATNQDVPMVREDASLLDATIEMTRARLGGTAIVDRNGRLIGAFTDGDLRRTVTGKQNLTEAVGRFMTQTPLAVGPDELASEALHMMHERNIMLLFVCDNARLIGAVHMHDLLHAGVA, encoded by the coding sequence GTGGAGAGTGCGTGCCGCAGTCTCTCCATCGCCGCCTTCGGCCTGAATGCGCTGGAAGCGAAATTTTCCGAGCGTGATTTCTCGGCGACTTTCCTGCGGGTCATCGGCGTCATCATGAAGGTCCGGGGCCGCGTGATCGTGACCGGCATCGGCAAGAGCGGCATTGTCGCGCGCAAGATGACGGCGACGCTGACCTCCACCGGCACACCCGCCCTGTTCCTGCACCCCGCCGATGCCGGCCATGGCGATCTGGGCATGATTACCCCGGACGATGTGGTGCTGATGCTGTCCCATTCGGGGGAATCCACCGAACTTGGCCCCATCATCCATTATTGCAAGCGCTTCGCCATCCCGCTGATCGCGATGACGGCGCAGGGGCACAGCACGGTGGCCACCGCCGCTGATATGTGCGTGCTGATGCCGGAGGTGGAGGAAGCCTGTCCCAATGCGCTGGCGCCGACGACATCGACCACGGTGCAGATGGCGTTCGGCGACGCGCTGGCGATCGCCCTGATGGAAATGCGCGGCTTTTCCGCCGACGATTTCCACAAATTCCATCCCAATGGCAAGCTGGGCGCGCAACTGGTCAAGGTGCGTGAGCTGATGGCGACCAACCAGGATGTGCCGATGGTGCGCGAGGATGCCTCGCTGCTGGACGCTACCATCGAAATGACCCGCGCCCGCCTTGGCGGCACGGCGATCGTCGATCGCAACGGCCGGCTGATCGGCGCCTTCACCGATGGCGACCTGCGCCGCACCGTCACCGGCAAGCAGAATTTGACCGAAGCGGTCGGCCGCTTCATGACCCAGACGCCGTTGGCGGTGGGACCGGACGAACTGGCGTCCGAAGCGCTGCACATGATGCATGAACGCAATATCATGCTGCTCTTTGTCTGCGACAATGCCAGGCTGATCGGCGCTGTCCATATGCACGACCTGCTGCACGCCGGGGTCGCCTGA
- the kdsB gene encoding 3-deoxy-manno-octulosonate cytidylyltransferase: MTLLVVIPARAGSSRLPRKPLRLIAGRTLLHRTIAMARAAIGGRGGVVLTVATDDAEIADHARAVGCDAVMTDSDIATGSGRALAAALAQPQLPRFVVNLQGDSPFQPQGALGAVIAALQEGAQVATPVIALDWPALDALRDHKTRSPFSGTTCARAPDGHAHWFSKTIIPAIRDEDRLRASQPRSPVWRHVGLYGYALDALRRFEACPPTTLENLEGLEQLRLLELGIPIMTVPVDPPRFDSSGIDTEADIVRVEALIAQYGDPTPPL, translated from the coding sequence CTGACCCTTCTCGTCGTCATTCCCGCGCGCGCCGGTTCGTCCCGCCTGCCGCGCAAGCCGCTGCGCCTGATCGCGGGGCGGACGCTGCTTCATCGCACCATTGCCATGGCCCGTGCCGCGATTGGTGGCAGGGGCGGGGTCGTGCTGACGGTGGCGACCGACGACGCGGAGATCGCCGACCATGCCCGCGCCGTCGGCTGCGACGCGGTGATGACCGACAGCGATATCGCCACCGGATCGGGTCGGGCGCTCGCCGCCGCGCTGGCGCAGCCGCAATTGCCGCGCTTCGTCGTCAATCTTCAGGGCGACTCGCCCTTTCAGCCGCAAGGGGCGCTGGGTGCGGTTATTGCTGCACTGCAAGAAGGCGCGCAGGTCGCCACGCCCGTCATCGCGCTCGACTGGCCGGCGCTCGATGCGCTGCGCGATCACAAGACGCGGTCGCCCTTCAGCGGCACCACCTGCGCCCGCGCGCCCGACGGCCATGCCCATTGGTTTTCCAAGACGATCATCCCCGCCATCCGCGATGAGGATCGGCTGCGCGCCAGCCAGCCCCGATCGCCGGTGTGGCGTCATGTCGGCCTCTATGGCTATGCGCTGGACGCGCTGCGCCGGTTCGAGGCCTGTCCGCCGACGACGCTCGAAAATCTGGAAGGGCTGGAGCAGCTTCGCCTGCTCGAACTGGGCATCCCGATCATGACCGTCCCGGTCGATCCGCCGCGTTTCGACAGCAGCGGCATCGATACCGAGGCGGACATCGTCCGGGTCGAGGCGCTGATCGCCCAATATGGCGATCCCACGCCGCCGCTCTGA
- a CDS encoding histidine phosphatase family protein produces the protein MRRLFIIRHGNTFASSAEACRVGARTDIPLVDSGRVQADRLGLWFAAQDRTIDRLLSSPLRRARETAEAIAAATGHAPDGVRDWLGEIDHGPDEGRPEAEVLARIGAQALADWDERGVAPDGWIVDADARIAAWRAFFAEAGEGTDLLVTSNGAARFALIAAGLPLGALKLRTGAFGELAVERSGAIRLIRWDERPA, from the coding sequence ATGCGCCGGCTATTCATCATCCGCCATGGCAACACCTTCGCCAGCAGCGCGGAGGCGTGCCGGGTCGGCGCGCGCACGGATATTCCGCTGGTCGATAGCGGCCGGGTGCAGGCCGACCGGCTGGGTCTGTGGTTCGCCGCGCAGGACAGGACGATCGATCGCCTCCTGTCCAGCCCGTTGCGGCGCGCCCGCGAAACTGCGGAGGCCATTGCGGCGGCCACCGGCCATGCCCCCGACGGCGTGCGCGACTGGCTGGGCGAGATCGATCATGGCCCGGATGAAGGTCGCCCCGAAGCCGAAGTGCTGGCCCGCATCGGCGCACAGGCATTGGCCGATTGGGATGAACGCGGCGTCGCGCCCGATGGCTGGATCGTCGATGCCGACGCCCGCATCGCCGCCTGGCGCGCCTTCTTCGCGGAAGCGGGGGAGGGGACCGACCTGCTCGTTACCAGCAACGGCGCGGCCCGTTTCGCTTTGATCGCGGCGGGCCTGCCGCTGGGCGCGCTCAAGCTGCGCACCGGCGCGTTCGGTGAACTGGCGGTCGAGCGATCGGGCGCGATTCGCCTGATCCGCTGGGACGAGCGCCCCGCTTAA
- the dmeF gene encoding CDF family Co(II)/Ni(II) efflux transporter DmeF produces the protein MHDDHKHGHGHHHGHDHDHHDDHGHTPAVPADDGEESHYFDHIYLTAGHDQNAKRTLWVVWLTAATMVVEIFFGWLTGSMALLADGFHMATHAGALAVAAAAYGYARRHARNPRYTFGTGKVGDLAGFASALLLGVTALFIAIESGLRFFQPIHVAFGEATLVAVVGLIINIISALLLGHDHSHDHGHGHDHGHDDHQHGHADNNLRAAYIHVLTDALTSVLAIAALLAGRYLGWWWMDPAVGLLGAVVIARWAWGLMKDTASILLDTAEPALMAKVRREAEAEGATIRDLHVWRIGPHAHAAIISLAAGADGAAVRQRVRALPRMEHVTVECG, from the coding sequence ATGCACGACGACCACAAACATGGGCATGGCCATCATCATGGGCATGACCATGATCATCATGACGACCATGGCCACACCCCCGCTGTCCCCGCGGACGATGGCGAGGAAAGCCATTATTTCGACCATATCTACCTGACCGCCGGGCATGACCAGAATGCGAAGCGGACCTTGTGGGTCGTGTGGCTGACCGCCGCGACGATGGTGGTCGAGATTTTCTTCGGCTGGCTCACCGGATCGATGGCGCTGCTGGCCGATGGGTTCCACATGGCGACCCATGCCGGCGCGCTGGCGGTGGCGGCGGCGGCCTATGGCTATGCCAGGCGCCATGCCCGCAACCCGCGCTATACGTTCGGCACCGGCAAGGTCGGCGATCTGGCCGGCTTCGCCTCCGCCCTGCTGCTGGGCGTGACGGCGCTGTTCATCGCGATCGAATCGGGGCTGCGCTTCTTCCAGCCGATCCATGTCGCCTTTGGCGAAGCGACACTGGTGGCGGTGGTGGGCCTGATCATCAATATCATCAGCGCGCTGTTGCTGGGCCATGACCATAGCCACGATCACGGGCATGGACATGACCATGGGCATGACGACCATCAGCATGGCCATGCCGACAATAATCTGCGCGCCGCCTATATCCATGTGCTGACCGACGCGCTGACATCGGTGCTGGCGATCGCGGCGTTGCTGGCCGGGCGCTATCTGGGCTGGTGGTGGATGGACCCGGCGGTCGGCCTGCTGGGCGCGGTGGTGATCGCGCGCTGGGCCTGGGGGCTGATGAAGGACACGGCATCGATCCTGCTAGACACCGCCGAACCCGCCCTGATGGCGAAGGTGCGGCGCGAGGCGGAGGCCGAGGGCGCGACCATTCGCGACCTGCATGTCTGGCGCATCGGCCCGCACGCCCATGCCGCGATCATCAGCCTGGCGGCAGGCGCCGATGGTGCGGCGGTGCGCCAGCGGGTGCGCGCCCTGCCCCGGATGGAGCATGTCACGGTGGAGTGCGGTTAA
- a CDS encoding metal/formaldehyde-sensitive transcriptional repressor, whose product MHIIADRDKLLARVRRIAGQVAAVERQLSGDAGCSETLQLVASVRGAVGSLMEELIEQHMREHVARPGLSDEARAAATEEMLALIRRYGK is encoded by the coding sequence ATGCACATCATCGCGGATCGGGATAAATTGCTGGCGCGGGTGCGCCGGATCGCCGGGCAGGTCGCCGCCGTCGAGCGGCAATTGTCGGGCGATGCGGGCTGTTCGGAAACGCTGCAACTGGTCGCATCGGTGCGCGGCGCGGTCGGCAGCCTGATGGAGGAGCTGATCGAGCAGCATATGCGCGAGCATGTCGCCCGCCCCGGCCTGTCCGACGAAGCGCGCGCGGCGGCGACCGAGGAAATGCTGGCGCTGATCCGCCGTTACGGGAAATAA
- the crtY gene encoding lycopene beta-cyclase CrtY, protein MANDLDCDLAIIGGGLAGGLIALAFAALRPEVRLLLVEQAEKPGGNHIWSFFDGDVATADRWLVEPLIAHRWPQGHGVRFPDHDRQLDTPYNSATSVHLAVALERRLGDRLLTGAQVEALAPSHVTLADGRTIRARAVIDARGAGDLSALRCGWQKFVGHALRCAAPHGIDRPVIMDATVEQLDGYRFVYLLPWDDRTIFVEDTYYSDTLDLDVPAIEARIAAYAQAKGWRTEIVHREQGVLPVVHGGDFDRYWPKEDSVARAGVRAGLFQPMTGYSLPDAVRFARWLADQPLDGLPAVTRAYARAHWRRGGYYRLLGKMLFGAARPDRRWRIFARFYRLRPALIQRFYAGDSTLADRIRILCGRPPVPIRDAMRTIWNPPA, encoded by the coding sequence ATGGCGAACGATCTCGACTGCGATCTGGCGATCATCGGCGGCGGCCTGGCCGGCGGGCTGATCGCGCTTGCCTTCGCCGCGTTGCGGCCCGAAGTCCGCCTGCTGCTGGTCGAGCAGGCGGAAAAACCCGGCGGCAACCATATCTGGTCCTTCTTCGACGGCGATGTGGCCACCGCTGATCGCTGGCTGGTCGAACCGCTGATCGCCCATCGCTGGCCGCAGGGGCATGGCGTCCGCTTCCCCGATCATGACCGGCAACTGGACACGCCCTATAACAGCGCGACTAGTGTTCACCTCGCTGTCGCACTCGAACGCCGGTTGGGCGACCGCCTGCTGACCGGCGCGCAGGTCGAAGCCCTCGCGCCCAGCCATGTCACCCTCGCCGACGGCCGCACCATCCGGGCGCGGGCGGTTATCGATGCGCGCGGGGCGGGGGATCTGTCCGCGCTGCGTTGCGGCTGGCAGAAATTCGTCGGCCACGCCCTGCGCTGCGCTGCGCCGCATGGCATCGACCGCCCGGTCATCATGGATGCGACGGTCGAGCAACTGGACGGCTATCGCTTCGTCTATCTGCTCCCCTGGGACGATCGGACGATCTTCGTCGAGGATACCTATTATAGCGACACGCTCGATCTGGACGTGCCGGCGATAGAGGCCCGCATCGCGGCTTATGCGCAGGCGAAGGGCTGGCGGACGGAAATCGTCCATCGCGAACAGGGCGTGCTGCCGGTCGTCCATGGCGGCGACTTCGATCGTTACTGGCCAAAGGAGGATAGCGTCGCTCGCGCCGGGGTACGCGCGGGCCTGTTCCAGCCGATGACCGGCTATTCGCTGCCCGATGCGGTGCGCTTCGCGCGCTGGCTCGCGGACCAGCCGCTCGATGGCCTGCCCGCCGTGACCCGCGCCTATGCGCGGGCGCATTGGCGGCGGGGCGGCTATTATCGGCTGCTGGGCAAAATGCTGTTCGGTGCAGCCCGGCCGGACCGGCGCTGGCGCATCTTCGCGCGCTTCTACCGCCTGCGCCCGGCGCTCATCCAGCGCTTCTATGCCGGCGACTCGACGCTGGCCGATCGCATCCGCATCTTGTGCGGGCGGCCCCCCGTGCCCATAAGGGACGCGATGCGAACAATCTGGAACCCGCCCGCCTGA